One Aggregicoccus sp. 17bor-14 DNA window includes the following coding sequences:
- the arsJ gene encoding organoarsenical effux MFS transporter ArsJ, translating into MSAAVRHYALVTLAYWAFTLTDGALRMLVLLHFHARGYGAVQLAFLFVLYELCGVVTNLLGGWIAARTGLKVTLSAGLALQAVALGLLSLVGAGWAVGLSVAYVMGTQALSGVAKDLTKMSAKSSLKVLVPPDAGGALFKWVALLTGSKNALKGVGFFLGGLLLSLLGFEGALWAMAAALAAAWLMVQLALPGELGRAKVKPAFRGLLSRSPEVNVLSAARFFLFGARDVWFVVGVPVFLAEALGWGFTEVGSFLALWVVGYGAVQSLAPALLRGFTGGGAPGGRSARVLALLLAGVMGGVALSLRAGASPGLVLGVGLGLFGVVFALNSSVHSYLILAYSEGDKVALNVGFYYMANAGGRLVGTLLSGLTFQLWGVQGCLWASLAFALATAALSLRLPQGRAPALAPGLEVEAGGD; encoded by the coding sequence ATGTCCGCCGCCGTCCGCCACTACGCCCTCGTCACGCTCGCCTACTGGGCCTTCACGCTCACCGACGGCGCGCTGCGCATGCTGGTGCTGCTGCACTTCCACGCGCGCGGCTACGGCGCCGTGCAGCTCGCCTTCCTCTTCGTCCTCTACGAGCTGTGCGGCGTGGTGACGAACCTGCTGGGCGGCTGGATTGCCGCGCGCACGGGGCTCAAGGTGACGCTCAGCGCGGGGCTCGCGCTGCAGGCGGTGGCGCTGGGACTGCTCTCGCTCGTGGGCGCGGGGTGGGCGGTGGGGCTCTCGGTCGCGTACGTGATGGGCACGCAGGCGCTCAGCGGCGTGGCGAAGGACCTGACGAAGATGAGCGCCAAGAGCTCTCTCAAGGTGCTCGTGCCCCCGGACGCAGGCGGTGCGCTCTTCAAGTGGGTGGCCCTGCTCACCGGCTCGAAGAACGCGCTCAAGGGGGTGGGCTTCTTCCTCGGCGGCCTCCTGCTCTCGCTGCTCGGCTTCGAGGGCGCGCTGTGGGCGATGGCCGCGGCGCTCGCGGCCGCGTGGCTGATGGTGCAGCTCGCGCTCCCGGGTGAGCTGGGCCGTGCGAAGGTGAAGCCGGCCTTCCGGGGACTGCTGTCCAGGAGCCCCGAGGTGAACGTGCTCTCCGCCGCGCGCTTCTTCCTCTTCGGCGCGCGTGACGTGTGGTTCGTCGTCGGCGTGCCGGTGTTCCTCGCAGAGGCCCTGGGCTGGGGCTTCACCGAGGTGGGCAGCTTCCTCGCGCTCTGGGTGGTGGGCTACGGCGCGGTGCAGTCGCTCGCGCCCGCGCTGCTGCGCGGCTTCACCGGGGGCGGTGCACCCGGGGGCCGCAGTGCGAGGGTGCTCGCGCTGCTGCTCGCGGGAGTGATGGGGGGCGTGGCGCTGTCACTTCGCGCGGGCGCCTCGCCTGGGCTCGTGCTCGGCGTGGGGCTCGGCCTCTTCGGCGTCGTCTTCGCCCTCAACTCCTCCGTGCACAGCTACCTCATCCTCGCGTACTCGGAAGGGGACAAGGTCGCGCTGAACGTGGGCTTCTACTACATGGCCAATGCGGGCGGCCGGCTCGTGGGCACGCTGCTCTCGGGGCTCACCTTCCAGCTGTGGGGCGTGCAGGGCTGCCTCTGGGCGTCGCTCGCGTTCGCGCTCGCCACGGCGGCGCTCTCGCTGCGCCTGCCGCAGGGGCGGGCGCCCGCGCTCGCGCCGGGGCTGGAGGTGGAGGCGGGCGGCGACTGA
- a CDS encoding cupin domain-containing protein → MSEATKKPHVLHVKDRGPEESFSHPYGTRSKVSGTSLSDATGLQRIGVHLLRIAPGHEAFAYHSHQTEEEWLYILSGRGVAVVDGQEHEVGPGDFMGFPTPSVAHVLRNPFSEELVYLAGGERHASEVADFPEQKKRMVRVGGKVAVYPLESGENPFPGMLEKL, encoded by the coding sequence ATGTCCGAAGCGACGAAGAAGCCCCACGTGCTGCACGTAAAGGACCGCGGGCCGGAGGAGAGCTTCAGCCATCCCTACGGCACGCGCTCGAAGGTGAGCGGCACCTCGCTCTCGGATGCGACGGGGCTGCAGCGCATCGGGGTGCACCTGCTGCGCATCGCGCCGGGCCACGAGGCCTTCGCGTACCACTCGCACCAGACCGAGGAGGAGTGGCTCTACATCCTCTCGGGCCGCGGCGTCGCGGTGGTGGATGGCCAGGAGCACGAGGTCGGCCCCGGAGACTTCATGGGCTTTCCCACGCCCTCGGTGGCGCACGTGCTGCGCAACCCCTTCTCCGAGGAGCTCGTGTACCTCGCGGGCGGCGAGCGGCACGCGTCCGAAGTCGCCGACTTCCCCGAGCAGAAGAAGCGCATGGTGCGCGTGGGCGGGAAGGTCGCGGTGTACCCGCTCGAGTCCGGCGAGAACCCCTTCCCCGGGATGCTGGAGAAGCTCTAG
- the map gene encoding type I methionyl aminopeptidase has translation MGIPLFNGDAVERLREAGRAASGTLAHVAARLALGVSTADIDRWVRADTAARGGTPSQLGYHGFPAAVCTSRNQVVCHGVPREDERLKPGDLVNVDVTTCLEGFHGDTSATFLIGEASADARHVVDVARRCRDAGISVIRHGARLGDIGAAIEALARAEGCSVVREYGGHGIGRAMHGPPHVSHVGTRGTGLVLKAGMVLTVEPMVNLGRPEIRLLPDGWTVVTADGSLSAQFEHTVLVTREGFEVLTPLPSA, from the coding sequence ATGGGCATCCCTCTCTTCAACGGTGACGCCGTCGAGCGCCTGCGCGAGGCAGGCCGCGCGGCCTCGGGCACCCTCGCGCACGTCGCCGCGCGGCTCGCTCTGGGCGTGAGCACGGCGGACATCGACCGCTGGGTGCGCGCGGACACGGCGGCGCGCGGCGGCACCCCGAGCCAGCTCGGCTACCACGGCTTTCCCGCGGCGGTGTGTACCAGCCGCAACCAGGTCGTCTGCCACGGCGTCCCGCGCGAGGACGAGCGCCTCAAGCCCGGAGACCTGGTGAACGTGGACGTCACCACCTGCCTCGAGGGCTTCCACGGCGACACTTCGGCCACCTTCCTCATCGGCGAGGCGAGCGCGGACGCGCGCCACGTGGTGGACGTGGCGCGCCGCTGCCGGGACGCGGGCATCTCGGTCATCCGCCACGGCGCGCGGCTCGGGGACATCGGCGCGGCGATCGAGGCGCTCGCGCGCGCCGAGGGCTGCAGCGTGGTGCGCGAGTACGGCGGCCACGGCATCGGCCGCGCGATGCACGGGCCGCCGCACGTCTCGCACGTGGGCACGCGGGGCACGGGGCTCGTGCTCAAGGCCGGCATGGTGCTCACGGTGGAGCCGATGGTGAACCTGGGCCGCCCGGAGATACGGCTCCTGCCGGACGGCTGGACGGTGGTGACGGCGGACGGGAGCCTCTCCGCGCAGTTCGAGCACACGGTGCTCGTCACGCGCGAGGGCTTCGAGGTCCTCACACCCCTGCCCTCCGCATAG
- a CDS encoding LysR family transcriptional regulator — protein MSLTHIQSFVAVAEEGHVGRAARRLHLTQPPLSRHILALEDELGARLFERTPRGMRLLPAGERFLAHAKRILEQVDVAVREVKVAGTPSGNGGA, from the coding sequence GTGAGCCTCACGCACATCCAGTCCTTCGTCGCCGTGGCCGAGGAGGGCCACGTGGGGCGCGCCGCCCGCCGGCTGCACCTCACCCAGCCGCCGCTCAGCCGGCACATCCTCGCGCTCGAGGACGAACTGGGCGCGCGCCTCTTCGAGCGCACCCCGCGCGGCATGCGCCTGCTGCCCGCAGGTGAGCGCTTCCTCGCCCACGCAAAGCGCATCCTCGAGCAAGTGGATGTCGCGGTGCGGGAAGTGAAGGTCGCAGGGACGCCGTCCGGCAACGGAGGCGCGTGA
- a CDS encoding DUF1109 family protein: MSAPLPPPPPRSEALKRAHALAREELRTRPRARRWWWSALGLVALNLAVGVGSAVMLLTQRLSTHGHPTATSALWAVGLVLLALLSAGPLLAFAPSRRFALGAGLVLALAAGAGVVLGGSGSADSRPFAVAGVGCMGAEVLLSLLPFAATLWLLTALPARPLRTLLATLSAAAAGLLGLHLSCPVGTVSHLLGFHVLPWVALGALAVLLRAKLRTRSYAP, translated from the coding sequence ATGAGCGCGCCCCTGCCGCCTCCGCCTCCGCGCAGTGAGGCGCTCAAGCGCGCCCATGCGCTCGCCCGCGAGGAGCTGCGCACGCGGCCACGCGCGCGGCGCTGGTGGTGGAGCGCGCTGGGGCTCGTGGCGTTGAACCTCGCGGTGGGGGTGGGCAGCGCGGTGATGCTGCTCACCCAGCGCCTGAGCACGCACGGGCATCCCACAGCCACCTCCGCGCTGTGGGCAGTGGGGCTGGTGCTGCTCGCGCTGCTGTCTGCGGGGCCGCTGCTCGCCTTCGCGCCGTCGCGGCGCTTCGCACTGGGGGCGGGGCTGGTGCTCGCGCTCGCGGCCGGCGCGGGCGTGGTGCTCGGGGGAAGCGGGAGCGCGGACTCGCGGCCCTTCGCGGTGGCCGGCGTGGGCTGCATGGGCGCGGAGGTGCTGCTCTCGCTCCTGCCCTTCGCCGCGACGCTGTGGCTGCTCACCGCGCTGCCCGCGCGGCCGCTGCGCACGCTGCTCGCGACGCTGAGTGCCGCGGCCGCGGGGCTGCTCGGCCTGCACCTCTCGTGTCCCGTGGGCACGGTGAGCCACCTGCTCGGCTTCCACGTGCTGCCGTGGGTCGCGCTCGGCGCGCTCGCGGTGCTGCTGCGCGCGAAGCTGCGCACGCGTTCGTACGCGCCGTAG
- a CDS encoding RNA polymerase sigma factor, with product MQRFIDGDAAAFDVLFERYAAPLHGYLWRLLGDRALVEDLTQATFLSLVRARGRFRPGSRFRPWLYAIATNAARDHLRRGHERLTASGELPQELAAEEAPVQDAPLQAAVQKALAQLPESWRTVVVMHRFEELPLAEIAEILGTTEGAVKVRAHRGYERLRELLGGVWEEMR from the coding sequence ATGCAGCGCTTTATCGACGGAGATGCGGCAGCATTCGACGTGCTCTTCGAGCGCTACGCAGCCCCCCTGCACGGCTACCTCTGGCGGCTGCTCGGCGACCGGGCGCTGGTGGAGGACCTCACCCAGGCCACCTTCCTCTCGCTGGTGCGCGCGCGCGGGCGCTTCCGCCCGGGCTCGCGCTTCCGGCCCTGGCTCTACGCCATCGCGACGAACGCCGCGCGAGACCACCTGCGCCGCGGCCACGAGCGGCTTACGGCGAGCGGCGAGCTGCCACAGGAGCTGGCGGCCGAGGAGGCGCCGGTGCAGGACGCGCCCCTGCAGGCCGCGGTACAGAAGGCGCTCGCGCAGCTGCCGGAGAGCTGGCGCACCGTGGTGGTGATGCACCGCTTCGAGGAGCTGCCGCTGGCGGAGATCGCCGAGATTCTGGGCACCACCGAGGGCGCGGTGAAGGTTCGCGCACACCGCGGCTACGAGCGGCTGCGCGAGCTGCTGGGCGGCGTCTGGGAGGAGATGCGATGA
- a CDS encoding FHA domain-containing protein, producing MPTKLAVAAAQFLADPQGFRRQWTVPALLWETADAAGPGEELTWSTHAGGLPQRPEVGDPLLLEVQKGKSALNALGFGITVGRTANNDVVLYDATVSRFHAVLSKDERTGGWRVEDAESQNGTFVREVRLAPRTTTPLEDGTPLRFGAVSLLFLTPEGLVRHLERKLKR from the coding sequence GTGCCCACCAAGCTCGCCGTCGCCGCTGCCCAGTTCCTCGCCGACCCGCAGGGGTTTCGCAGGCAGTGGACCGTGCCCGCGCTGCTCTGGGAGACGGCGGACGCCGCGGGCCCGGGCGAGGAGCTCACCTGGAGCACCCACGCCGGCGGCCTGCCCCAGCGCCCGGAGGTGGGCGACCCGCTCCTCCTCGAGGTGCAGAAGGGCAAGAGCGCGCTCAACGCGCTGGGCTTCGGCATCACGGTGGGGCGCACCGCGAACAACGACGTGGTCCTCTACGACGCCACCGTGAGCCGCTTCCACGCCGTGCTGAGCAAGGACGAGCGCACCGGCGGCTGGCGCGTGGAGGACGCGGAGAGCCAGAACGGCACCTTCGTGCGCGAGGTGCGCCTCGCCCCGCGCACCACCACCCCGCTCGAGGACGGCACGCCCCTGCGCTTCGGCGCGGTGAGCCTGCTCTTCCTCACCCCTGAGGGGCTCGTCAGGCACCTCGAGCGCAAGCTCAAGCGCTAG